In a single window of the Poseidonibacter antarcticus genome:
- a CDS encoding recombinase family protein translates to MLIGYARVSKADGNQVLDLQIDALIKEGVNKENIYTDKISGSKDQRPGLENCLKALRENDTLVVYKLDRLGRNLKHLIQTVEDLTKRKVGFKVLSGQGVNIDTTSPAGKMIFSIFGALAEFERELIRERTMAGLQAARARGRMGGRKFGLSKAQVRLAEASMKNRDTSVTELCKELNITRACLYRYISPNGELRENANKVLGE, encoded by the coding sequence ATGCTCATAGGATATGCAAGAGTTTCAAAAGCAGATGGAAATCAAGTTTTAGATTTACAAATAGATGCACTTATAAAAGAAGGTGTTAATAAAGAAAATATTTATACTGATAAAATATCTGGTTCTAAAGATCAAAGACCTGGACTTGAAAATTGTTTAAAAGCTTTAAGAGAAAATGATACATTAGTTGTTTATAAACTTGATAGACTTGGAAGAAATTTAAAACATCTTATTCAAACAGTAGAAGACCTTACAAAAAGAAAAGTTGGATTTAAAGTTTTAAGTGGACAAGGTGTTAATATAGATACAACTTCACCTGCTGGTAAAATGATATTTTCAATCTTTGGAGCATTGGCAGAATTTGAAAGAGAATTAATTCGTGAAAGAACAATGGCAGGACTTCAAGCAGCACGTGCAAGAGGTAGAATGGGTGGAAGAAAATTTGGACTTTCAAAGGCTCAAGTAAGATTAGCTGAAGCTTCTATGAAAAATAGAGATACAAGTGTTACTGAACTTTGTAAAGAGTTGAATATTACAAGAGCTTGTTTATACAGATATATTTCACCAAATGGAGAATTAAGAGAGAATGCAAATAAAGTTCTTGGGGAATAG